One Leptospira levettii genomic window, GGGAAAAGGTTTTGTCATCAATCTTTTATATCTCGATCCTTATTTATGGAATTTGCATATACCTCTAATAAAAAAATTCAAATTGGAAGGTGCTCCGATCGAGGGTATTACCATCTCTGCAGGTATACCAGAACTCAATGAGGCTGTAACCTTACTTACAGAATGGGCAAAAATTGGTATTTGGTTGAATTCATTCAAACCTGGCACAATCGATCAAATTAAAAGAGTACTATCAATAGCTGATGCACTTCCTAATTATAATATACTGATGCAGATTGAAGGTGGTGCTGCAGGTGGACATCATAGTTGGGAAGATCTAAACACTTTAGTTTCTAAAACATACGAGGATATTCGTAAACGTTCCAATATCATCTTGGCTGTGGGAGGAGGCATCGCATCCCCTAATGATGCTAAATTATGGTTATCTGGTGACTGGAATCAAAATACAAAAATGCCAGTGGATGCAGTATTTTTAGGTACTCGTCTTATGGCTGCATTAGAATGCAAAACTTCATTACCCATTAAAGAGAAGTTAAAGGAAATGGTTGGTGGAAATGATTGGATGAAATCCAAGGATGGAAATGAAGTAGGTGGAATCATTTCTGGAAAATCTTCACTTGGTGCGGATATTTATTATGCATCCAACACTTGGACAAAACTCTCAGAATTAGTAGAAGGTTTAACGAAAGGAAAAGATCCGGTTTTCGCTAGAGAAAGTATTACAGAAAAGAAAGCTGAAATCATCTCACTATTAAATTCCACTGCTAAACCATACTTTGGAGATCTTTCAAACCTTAGTTATACAGAAGTATTGGAAAGGTTTCTATTTTTAACTTGCCCTGGCGATAGATTGTTACCTAGCGAAGGAAAATGGCCAGACGATCCTTACATTGACAAGAGTTATAGGGTTAGACTTGAACAGCTCGTCTTAAAATTTGAAGGTAGATTAATAGATTCTGATACAAAATTATCCATTTTAAACAATGATTCCGTTTTGGACGATCCATATGAATTTCTAAAAATTTGGAAGAATCTTTTTCCAAATGGACAATTCACAATCCTTTTGCCCGAAGACCAAGACTTTTTCTTGGAGGTATGCAAACAACCAGGTAAACCAGTAAATTTCATTCCTCTGTTAGATGAAAATTTACTTCGATGGATCAAATCCGATTCATTATGGTATTCTCATTGTGTTGGAATGGATCCTGATCGTTGTGCATGGATCCCCGGGCCTTTGGCTATTCAAGGTATCAAAAAAATAAATGAACCAGTCGTTTCAATTTTTTATGAATTTATTTCTGAGTTAGGTGATAAAGATAGTCCAACTAAAAATATCGAATGGTCTGAATTTACAAAAATAACCAACCCATTAACACAGGAAAATAGAATACAAATTGAACATAATGATTCAGTCACTGAGTTTTGCATACCTACAAGTGAGGAGATAACTGGGAGTGATTGGGTAAAATATCTATCACACCAAGGTGGGGGTTTTTTATCCATTTTACTTGCATCAAACAGGATCTATGGAGGTGTGGCTGACCAAGATATGTGGTTCTCACCCAATGAATCTAAAAAATTTACAATTGAAAAGGGAGCTATCGGTGAACTAATACAAATTCGTTCATTTTCTCATGATGGAAAGTTTATCAATGTTTCCCTAGACTTAATTAACCAGAATACAGCAGAACTCAGTTTATATTTCCAACATCCAAAAGAACAAAATCAAATTCCATTCAAAAGGAGATTCTTGTTTGGTGGTGGCCCCAAAACATTAGTGATTGAAGATCAAATTTTTGCGAACGAGGAGATGAGAAAATTTTATGCGAACGTATGGGGTATAAAATCAGTTCCAAATGTGATCGAAGACTTCCATTCATTTGAAAGTATGAGAACTTTTGAAAAGGAGTGGTTTACTGAATATAAAGTCACAGAAGAAAACATAATTGAGTTTAGAAAGGCAACAAAGGATCTATTTCGTAAGGATCTAATCGATTCTAACAAAAAACTTTCTCCTATTTCGATGGGAGTGGTTTTTTCATGGGAAAGTACCGTACTTCCATTGTTATCTTATTCGTCTGCGGATCTTTTTAAACTCCTTCATTTTTCACAAGAATTTCATTGGAAACCTGAAGCTTCATTGGTTGCGGTGGATGATGTTATCAAAACTAATTCAAAAATTTCACGAGTTAAAAAATTAGGAGAATCAATCATTCTTTATGTAACAGGAGTGATGTGGAATTATGAAAATGAAATAGGATCCTTCGAAACTGGGTTTCTATTAAGAAATCAGAATGAAAAATTTGTCCAATTTGATACAACTCCACTTGAACAATCCATAGAATTTATTTCACAGGCTGAGATTGATGTCTTTCAACAACTCATTTGGATTAACTTAAATATTAAACCCGATACTCTTCGAGTCGGAGATAAAATTAGGTTTGTCACTTCAGAACGAAGGATCATCGCAAACGGAACCGAAACCTTTCACTACATCATTGGAAATATCTTCCAATCGAATGGCCAAATGAATGAGGTTCTTCTGGGAAGTTTCAAAATCGATGAAAGAAGAAATCTAAATGAAGATTCAAGTTTGGATCGATTTTTTAAAGTATTCCGCGAGGCAGAAGGTCTTGTCGCGCTTCCAAAAAAATACAGAATTCTATCGGAAGTTTTTACTGCCCCTGATTCTATGTTTCCCTATTCTAAAGCTTCGAAAGATGCAAATCCAATTCACACGGACATTCGATTTGCGAAAAAAGCAGGTTGGGTGAGTCCGATTGTCCATGGACTTTGGACATCTTCCCAGGTCGTCAATTCTCTAGTTCGGAATGTTTGTGAAGGAGACTCATCACGTTTTGTCTCTTTGAAAGAAAGTTTTGAAGCACCTGTCTTACTTGGCGAAGAACTTCGATTAACTGCATTTCATATTGGCCAGAAATCTGGGAATATGGCATTAGAAATTACTTTGGAAAATAAAAATGGAGAAACAAAACTTCGTGCTGAAGCCTTATTAAAACCTCTTAACACAGCGTATGTGTTTACAGGTCAAGGTTCACAATCCCAAGGAATGGGAATGAAACTATTGGAAGAGTTTACTGAAGCTCGCGATGTTTGGTCTTTAGCGGAAAGAGTTGCTACAAATGAACTAGATTTCTCCCTTTTGGAAGTTGTTCAAAATAATCCTACATCACTTCATTGTGGAGGGAAAAATTGGGTTCATCCTAAGGGAGTTTTAAATCTCACACAATTCACTCAAGTTGCCCTTGTCGCAAAATCGCTTGCAGATTGGGCAATTCTAAAGAAACGAGGATTTTTAAATATAGAATCCCCATTCGCAGGTCATTCGTTAGGTGAATTCTCTGCACTTGCAGCACGAGAATTTATTTTGCCTGAGAATGTATTTAAAATCGTTTTTAACCGTGGTTTGAATATGCAAAGTTTAGTGGCTCGTGATGAGGAAGGAAAAAGTTCCTATGCAATGAGTGTTGTGCTAGGCAATAGGCATGTTGGTTTAAATGAGGAAAAAATCCTAGAGCTAGTTGATGAAGCAAAGTCTGAATCTGGCCTCCATTTAGAAGTGGTAAATTACAATATTCGAGACAAACAATATTCAGTAACAGGGAATATTCAAGCTTTAGAGTTACTAGAAGAAAAATGTAAAAAATTTGTTCGTGGGAAAAAAACAACAATACGATTAGAAGGTATTGATGTGCCTTTCCATTCTCGAATTCTTATTAACGGTGTTGATGAGTTCAGAAAAACATTACAATCCAATATAGGAAGCGAATCGCCGTTAACTGAACTTGACGGGCGTTACATTCCAAACTTAATTGCAAAACCATTTTCTCTTTCAGATGAATTTTTACATGCAATACTTTCTAAAACAGGAAGTCCCGTTGTCGAAAGTTTACTCAAACCTTCATACAATGATCGAAATACCAATGAAAGTAGACGGCTTGTTCTGATTGAGTTACTTGCGTTTCAATTTGCAATGCCAGTCCAGTGGATCGAAACGCAAGAAGCCCTTTTTGGACCATTGGCAACCAAACGTTTGATCGACATTGGTGCAAGGGGAGATCTTGCGGGAATGGCTAGGCAGAGCCTCAAAGAGAGACGGGATTCGTCTACCTTCCAAATCCTTCATGTAGAAGAAAACCGAAATGAAGTTTTTTATGAAAAGGAAGATGTGCCAGAAGCAGAATGGAGTGAAGCTCCTTCCGTTGGAAAGGAGGACATTGAAGTTCCCGTAGCCATCCAAAAACAAAATACGGAATCTGTTGTCGGAAACAGTCCGACGCTCGAAATTCCGAAGCAGAATGTTAACAATCAAATACATTCACCTGTCATAAAATTTTCGAAAAAGGATGCCTTGTATTCGATTTTGGCATTGAAGGCAAATGTTCGGTTTGATGAAATAGCAGACTCTGAAACGATTGATGATTTGTTAGGTGGGAATTCATCTAAACGTAACCAAACTTTGGCCGATATTGGTGTTGAGTTTAAATCGACTTCACTTGATGGAGGACATGAAAAATCTTTAAAAGATTTAGTAAAACTTTTAGAAGAACAAACTTCCTATCACCAACCAGGACCTTACCTTCGTGCAGCATTTGATGAAAGCATAAAAAAATTCTTTCCAAGTGATTTTGGTAGAAAAGAAATTTTTCAATTCTTAAAAGACGAAAGAATGTTAGATGAAGAAGGTGTATTTTTATTTTCCATATACCTTCCTTTTTTCATTCGCTCAGGAGATTCTCTCCGAAATGGAAATTTGAGTTCTATCGGTCTCAAAAATCGGCTTTCTAACGCAGCGGAAGTGACAAAGTGGTTAGACCAAGCCGTTGATTTATTCGCAAACTTAAAAAACGTTCAAATTCCTAGAAAAAAATCTGAGTCTTCGCATTCGGCTGGTTCTATGGTGGATTCATTGGCTCTCGAAGCCTTGGAACGGAAATATTTTGGAATTGAAGGCCTTTTTTCAAAGTCCATTTCAGATCTCCGCCGGCATTTGCTCGATGATGATCCATATTCAGAATACTTGGTTAAAGATTTAAAAACCATTGAAGAAGCTCGAACTCTCGTTTCGGATGATATCCAACCAATCTTTTCTGAAAGTAAAATAGTAATTTTTAAAAACTCAAAACAGTGGGCTAAAAAGTATTTATTGAAACAGACTGCAGCATTTTTAAGAAGGGATTCAAAAGAGTTTTCAAAAGAGGATCTCGTCTATTTACAAAATCACAATTCAAAAGAACTTTGTGATCATATTGTATATTGGCGTTCGCAGTTTTTAGAAAAAGCTTCTAAGGCGAATTTAAAATCAGATACTGAGTATTTTAAATCTGTAGGTTTAGAATATACCAAACTTCTGGATAACCTCAGTTCACAATCAAATCCAAATCCAGTTTACCAAGCTCCAAACACAACATTAACACCTTACCTCAAAGTAGGACTCGATGGAAATTTTATTTGCGAGGAAAAAATAAACCAAATCGATCCAGAAGATTTTCCAAATGAGCGCCTAACGCTAAGTGGAAGTGATGATTTTGGTTCTTCTTTTGCAGAAAATGAAACTGTCACAAATGAGTTCAAAGAAGTACTGAAGACAATTTTAAAATCAGGAATATCTTTTGAGAACCAAAAGGTTTTGGTAACAGGTGCAGGCCCAGGTTCGATTGCTTGGGAAGTGGTGAAAGCTTTTTTAATGGGCGGGGCAGATGTTGTGCTCACAACAACATCTTATTCGACAAAACGAGTCAAACAGTTCAAAGAATTATACCAAATGTACGGTGCAAAAACCTCAAGATTAGAAATAGTTCCATTTTCACAAGGTTCATTCGAGGACATCCGGTCACTTGTAGGTTACTTAAAAGCTAAAAATTGGCATCCAGATTTTTTAATTCCTTTTGCTGCGGTGGGTGAAGAAAACGCGGCTTCCAATTTGGACCAATCTTCGTTAGTTTCTGTTCGAGTCATGCTTATTGGTGTTCAAAAACTAATCGGTGAGTTAGGTGCACAGAGAAAAAATCAAAAGGAATCGAATTCGAAACTCAAAGTAATTTTACCTCTTTCCCCAAACCATGGCATTTTTGGGAAAGATGGACTCTATGCTGAAACGAAACTGGGACTTGAAACTTTATACCGAAAAAAATTCTCTGAGGCAAATGAATGGGGAAATTCCGTTCGTATCCTCGGTGCAGTGATCGGATGGGTTAGAGGAACAGGGCTTATGGGAGCAAACGATTTATCTGCTCCACTACTGGAAGCAGAATGCAATATAAAAACATACTCACGATCGGAGATGGGTTTGTTACTCACAGGATTTGCAGCCTGGAGTCTACGCAATGAAACATTAGAAGTGGTGAAGGCTGACCTCACTGGAGGGCTTGGTAAGGTAAAAAATTTAGTATCAACTTTATCAAAGATACGTACCTTTCTAAATTCACAAACCAAACAAAACATTGAAGTACAAAGTCTTAAACAAAAATTGAGTTTGGAAACAGATTCTAAAAAACTAACAAATGTTTTACCAAAACATGGGCTAAAATTTCCAGAGATTCCAACGGAGGAAGATCTCTCTAGTTACCAAACAAATAGAACTACTGAAGTTAAAGATTTAGTATGTGTTGTTGGTTATGCGGAGGTTGGTCCTTTTGGAGGCTCCATGACCCGTTGGGAACTTGAAAAGTCAGGAGTTTTATCGCTAGAGGCTTGTGCCGAACTCGCATGGAGTTTGGGTTATATCCAATACCAGATGGGACCAAATGGAAAGGTTTGGACAGATACAAAAACTGGGGAACCAGTATTGGAATGGCAAATTAAAGAGAAGTATGAAGGGGAAATTTTAAGTAGTACTGGTATTCGCATAGTAGATTCTGAAACCTCACCGTTTGATCCAACAGAAATATCAGTATATGCAGATGTAGTGTTAGAAGATGATCTAATATTTCCAATCGCTAGTAAAGAAGAAGCTTTAGAATATAAAAATGCTGATCCAGAAAAAACTGAAATTTATTTCAATCCAACTTCAGAAAAGTGGACAATCAAACGAAAAAAAGGTTCGGTCTTAAAAGTAAAAAAATCTGTTGGAATCAAGCGACGGATAGCAGGTCAAATCCCTGACGGTTGGAATCCTGAAAGGTATGGCATCCCTAAAGATCTCATCCACCAAGTGGATCCGATTACAATCTATAACTTGTACTGTACATGTGAAGCTTACCTCAGAGCAGGTATGGATCCATTTGAATTATTTGACTACATTCATCCAAGCCAAGCTGGGTCTAGTGTTGGTTCAGGTATGGGTGGGATGCAAAAAATCAAACGAATGTTTCTAAACTTTCGACTTGGTGAAGATAGGCAACATGATGCACTTCAAGAATCGTTGATCAATGTTGCTGCAGCATGGGCTATCACCTCTTATGCGGGACTGTATGGCACTGTGATCACACCTGTTGCCGCATGTGCAACTGGGGGAGTTTCACTTGAGATGGCTCGGGATAATATACTTTCAGGAAAGGCAAAGTTTATGATCGCTGGTGCCTTTGACGATACCCTCGAGGAAAGTATGATTGGTTTTGGGGATATGAACGCAACTGCAAACAGTTTCGAAATGGAAAACCAAGGCATTGAAGCATCAGAAGTATCAAGGCCTAACGACAGCCGAAGGAATGGGTTTGTGGAAGCACAAGGCGGAGGAATTTTACTTTTGGCAAGGGGAGATGTGGCCTTAGAAATGGGGCTTCCCGTCTACGGAATCTTAGGTTTTGCAGGGTCTCGTACGGATGGAATTCACACATCAATCCCTGCGCCAGGAATAGGTCTTCTTTCTCTTGCTGCTGACTCAAATGAAGAAAGTTCTCCGATACAATCTGCTTTGGCTTCCTTTGGATTGTCAGGTGATGACATTGGATTTGCTTACAAACATGACACATCAACCAAAGCAAATGATAAAAATGAAAACAACCTCTTACAAAAGATGATGTTGAAACTAAATAGAACTCCAGGTAACAACCTTCCTGTAGTTTCGCAAAAATACCTGACAGGACATTCCAAGGGTGGAGCAGCTATGTGGCAGTCGATTGGGGTGCTACAAACACTTGAAGAAGGAATCATTTCAGGTAACAGAAATTTGACGGATGTAGATACTGACATGGATCCGTATACTTTCATCAACTTCACTGATGAGGCGATTCAATTTGGGAAGGGGCATTTTAAGGCGGGTATATTAACCTCCCTTGGGTTTGGTCATATTGCAGCACTTTGTCTCTTTTTACACAGGAACTTCTTTTGGGTTCATTTGTCACCGGAAGAAAAAGTAAGTTATGTTAACAAATGTATCGAAAGAGGTAGGTTTGCGATCACACGTTACCATGAAATTCGTTTGGGTAATGGAACTACTTTGTACAAACGTAAAACCCAATCATTCATTCCACAGGAAGACGAAGAAACTGCCTTATTAGATGCAACATACAGAAAAACTACCAAGAATGTTACGGTCGGTAGTGTAAAATGAAAAGTTCCTATTCGATTGGTATGGATATGGTGTACATTCCAGAATTTGAATCTTACTTAAAAGATCCTGGGACAGCTTTTTTTGACCAAACATTTACCGATTGGGAGAAACAAGCAGCAAATTTGAAACAAACAAAACAGCGGGCAACATTTTATTCAGGTAGATATGCCGCTAAGGAAGCATTTCTAAAAGCTCTGGATGGTAGTTGGTTGCATACCAAACCAACGATTTCATTTAAGTATTCTGAATTGGAGATTCGAAACGATGATTTTGGTAGGCCATATTTCCGTTATTATGGCTCACTTTTAAAGACTATTTCGGATCTCCAAATGGAATCTGTTAAACTATCAATAACGCATGTACATGAGTACGCAGCATCCCAAGTTTTAATTGAATTTTAGGAAAATAAAATGGTTCATAAAAATATTATATTCAATAACAATAATACATTAGATTTAACACATTTTGAAGACATAGAAAGAGTTAGATCAGAACTTAAGAAAAGTGATCCAAATTTAGGATTGAATGTTGCCAAACAAACTTCCGAAAGAAATGGTGTTTTAAAAAAAGTACTCATCGCAAATAGAGGAGAGATCGCGAAACGATTTATACTCGCCTTACAGGAAGAAGGCATACAATCAGTTGCGGTAGTTGCTGATCAAGATAGAGGTCAATCTTGGTTTGAATTTGCAAACCAAGTGATCTACATAGGTGAAGCAAGGAACTATGCTAGTATACCAGTGATCTGCGCTGCCATTTTAGAATCCGGTGCAAATGCAGTGTATCCCGGTTATGGATTTTTATCAGAAAATTTTTTATTCGTAGAACGCCTTCTGGAAGTAGAAAAATTCTACGATCACCGTATCACTTTTATGGGCCCAAAATCTTCCGTTATGCGAAGAGTGGGTAATAAATTAGATGCGCGCCGATTAGCAGTAGAAAATGGGATTCCACTTTTTTTAGGTTCAGGTTCTATCGAAAGTGTGGAAGAAGCGGAAGTGGAAGCCAAACGCATTGGATTTCCTGTCATCATAAAATTGGATGCTGGTGGTGGTGGAAAAGGTATGTTAGTTGTTCGTTCCGTGGAAGAATTACCCCAAGCAATAGAAAGTGCAAAACGGATTGGTCTAAATTCTTATGAGAATGATACCTTCTATCTTGAAAAGTATATAGAAACACCAGCACATTTTGAAGTTCAAATTTTTAATGGAGTTGCCATTGGAATTCGGAAATGTGCCGTACAAAGGAGAAACCAGAAAATTATAGAAGAATCTGGAGAATCTTTTTTAGATGATCATGTCCAGTTACAATTACTTTCCAACGCAGAAAAGTTTTCTGAAATTTCTGGATACTCAGATGGTTGTGGTGCGGGCACTGTAGAATTTTTATTAGACCGAAACTCAGGTCAATTTGGATTTTTGGAGATGAACACTCGCCTCCAAGTTGAATACACTGTAACAGACCAATCCTTAGGAATCGATTTAGCTAAGTGGCAAATCTTTTTATTCGATGAAAGATTCAACCAAATCCAATATGATACGGTAAAAAGAAAACGGTTTGGAGATAGAAACCATTCTGTCCAATGCCGTATTTATGCAGAAGACCCTTTCCAAAACTATTCACCGTCTCCTGGAAAAATCAAAGAGTTAGAATTGCCAACGTTTAATGGGATTCGTTGCGATTTTGGATTCAAGTCAGGGGATAAAATTCCTGGAGATTTTGATCCGATGGTTGGGAAATTAATTTCTTACGGACGTGATCGGAATGAAGCCATCCAAAGAATGGAAAGAGCCTTGAGTGAACTTTTCATCCGAGGTATCACCACTAATATTGAACAACTTCTAATGATCATCAGGCACGATTTATTTGGAGCCGGTGACTATGACAATCGACTCCTTGATGACAATAAGGAATTAACAATATCTAACACTGATTATCTGGAAGAGGCTATCATCTATGCTTGTTTAGGCGAAACTTTACGGTTATCAGGTAAAAATGTTTCCGAAACATTTCGTGAAAGAGATTTAGTTAAAATACTTTATTCAAATGAAACTTTAAATTCACCATTCCAATTTAAAATAACATCCCAAGACAAAATCATTAAGTTAACAGTACTTAGAACTGGTCTAGGTGAATTTTTAGTAAGTGGGAATACAATTTTGTCAAAAAAAATTCGCATCACACGTTATAGTTCTGATGGGAACCAATTTTTAGCGGAATCAGAAAGTAGATCTATCTCTGTACGAATCGATGTAAAACCTAGTTTTCATTTGATTCGATTTACAAGTAAACTTGATGGGAAATTACATTATGCGAGGATTCAACTCCAGTTTGAATCCGGAAATGTATCAGCAAATGAAATTGGTTTTTTACGTTCACCATTCCAAGGAACATTTGTCAAAATATTCAATGATCCAAAAACTGTTCGTCCTTGGACTGTCGGGAGTAAGATTAAAAAGGATGAACCTTTACTCATGATTTCAGCGATGAAGATGGAAACTGTCTTAAAATCGCCAGTTGATGGGTTTATTGAACACATCGTTGAAGACGGAAATCTAAATAAATTGGTCAGAGGAAAAACCGCATCAGGTCAAATTTTGGGTAAAAGTTTTTCGGAAGGCGAAGTACTTGTGAGAGTAACCCCAAATGAATCCGCAAATCCAAATGGTGATTTGTTCATTGAAGAAACTTCTAGTGAAATTTCAAAGTTTTCCATTCTGAATCATTGGAATTCCATCCCTACTGGGAAAGATACAAATCAAAACTTTAAATTTGATTCTGAATTCAATTCAATCGAATCCCGAAATGAAATTTTGCAGTTTTTTTATTCATGGATTTTGGGTTTTATAAAAGGTGAAAATTCGCATATTAGGATTCATTACTTATTAGATCATCTTAATATAGATTCTATATTAAAATCAACTGAAGAGAGCAAAAATTGGACTTCATTTATAAAATTTGTTATAAAATTTAATGTATCACTCCGGAGTTTATTTTCTTCAGAAATAGGATCTGTACATTCACATCTAGGTG contains:
- a CDS encoding holo-ACP synthase, whose protein sequence is MKSSYSIGMDMVYIPEFESYLKDPGTAFFDQTFTDWEKQAANLKQTKQRATFYSGRYAAKEAFLKALDGSWLHTKPTISFKYSELEIRNDDFGRPYFRYYGSLLKTISDLQMESVKLSITHVHEYAASQVLIEF
- a CDS encoding type I polyketide synthase produces the protein MKNSIGINIDSNGNGTSKTFGVGPYSILKEEEVFVSALFAGQGNDPMVELLASFEEESESSDFFVTLFKTIDNCMDLVRKDGDTTYFSNGFALKEWMLDPTLIPTETILKSSYYSGPLIFAAQASHLYRFIKEGHWNLLRNSIGGIYGHSQGIFAGLLFSSSPNKEIFLDNFQKTFSALFFLLFRSQQIFPELDIDPNTLRLFVKKGEKPSPMAQIIFNDGDVEITEILNEFNKNQSKSEEVHIGLMNTPNSKVFCGSPESLLKFRDELTQSGVDAVKTWNFITSSTAFHSPLLESVVNLVQTDFKKVGFAPKTNEIEIPLYDTRDGSDLRDSKKDLKTDLVAMVCTDQLNWKLTLSSLLKKDGKHILLSFGPGEFIEKITKRFLRDKSYLIQNLTHKSRFIQFAKTNNFEFPKAWKNYAPELVNLPNGAKFVKNKYSLWTGRPPVFGGGMTPSTVEADIVIAAAKEGYVVELAGGGQVSEGIFRSRVEKITKELPLGKGFVINLLYLDPYLWNLHIPLIKKFKLEGAPIEGITISAGIPELNEAVTLLTEWAKIGIWLNSFKPGTIDQIKRVLSIADALPNYNILMQIEGGAAGGHHSWEDLNTLVSKTYEDIRKRSNIILAVGGGIASPNDAKLWLSGDWNQNTKMPVDAVFLGTRLMAALECKTSLPIKEKLKEMVGGNDWMKSKDGNEVGGIISGKSSLGADIYYASNTWTKLSELVEGLTKGKDPVFARESITEKKAEIISLLNSTAKPYFGDLSNLSYTEVLERFLFLTCPGDRLLPSEGKWPDDPYIDKSYRVRLEQLVLKFEGRLIDSDTKLSILNNDSVLDDPYEFLKIWKNLFPNGQFTILLPEDQDFFLEVCKQPGKPVNFIPLLDENLLRWIKSDSLWYSHCVGMDPDRCAWIPGPLAIQGIKKINEPVVSIFYEFISELGDKDSPTKNIEWSEFTKITNPLTQENRIQIEHNDSVTEFCIPTSEEITGSDWVKYLSHQGGGFLSILLASNRIYGGVADQDMWFSPNESKKFTIEKGAIGELIQIRSFSHDGKFINVSLDLINQNTAELSLYFQHPKEQNQIPFKRRFLFGGGPKTLVIEDQIFANEEMRKFYANVWGIKSVPNVIEDFHSFESMRTFEKEWFTEYKVTEENIIEFRKATKDLFRKDLIDSNKKLSPISMGVVFSWESTVLPLLSYSSADLFKLLHFSQEFHWKPEASLVAVDDVIKTNSKISRVKKLGESIILYVTGVMWNYENEIGSFETGFLLRNQNEKFVQFDTTPLEQSIEFISQAEIDVFQQLIWINLNIKPDTLRVGDKIRFVTSERRIIANGTETFHYIIGNIFQSNGQMNEVLLGSFKIDERRNLNEDSSLDRFFKVFREAEGLVALPKKYRILSEVFTAPDSMFPYSKASKDANPIHTDIRFAKKAGWVSPIVHGLWTSSQVVNSLVRNVCEGDSSRFVSLKESFEAPVLLGEELRLTAFHIGQKSGNMALEITLENKNGETKLRAEALLKPLNTAYVFTGQGSQSQGMGMKLLEEFTEARDVWSLAERVATNELDFSLLEVVQNNPTSLHCGGKNWVHPKGVLNLTQFTQVALVAKSLADWAILKKRGFLNIESPFAGHSLGEFSALAAREFILPENVFKIVFNRGLNMQSLVARDEEGKSSYAMSVVLGNRHVGLNEEKILELVDEAKSESGLHLEVVNYNIRDKQYSVTGNIQALELLEEKCKKFVRGKKTTIRLEGIDVPFHSRILINGVDEFRKTLQSNIGSESPLTELDGRYIPNLIAKPFSLSDEFLHAILSKTGSPVVESLLKPSYNDRNTNESRRLVLIELLAFQFAMPVQWIETQEALFGPLATKRLIDIGARGDLAGMARQSLKERRDSSTFQILHVEENRNEVFYEKEDVPEAEWSEAPSVGKEDIEVPVAIQKQNTESVVGNSPTLEIPKQNVNNQIHSPVIKFSKKDALYSILALKANVRFDEIADSETIDDLLGGNSSKRNQTLADIGVEFKSTSLDGGHEKSLKDLVKLLEEQTSYHQPGPYLRAAFDESIKKFFPSDFGRKEIFQFLKDERMLDEEGVFLFSIYLPFFIRSGDSLRNGNLSSIGLKNRLSNAAEVTKWLDQAVDLFANLKNVQIPRKKSESSHSAGSMVDSLALEALERKYFGIEGLFSKSISDLRRHLLDDDPYSEYLVKDLKTIEEARTLVSDDIQPIFSESKIVIFKNSKQWAKKYLLKQTAAFLRRDSKEFSKEDLVYLQNHNSKELCDHIVYWRSQFLEKASKANLKSDTEYFKSVGLEYTKLLDNLSSQSNPNPVYQAPNTTLTPYLKVGLDGNFICEEKINQIDPEDFPNERLTLSGSDDFGSSFAENETVTNEFKEVLKTILKSGISFENQKVLVTGAGPGSIAWEVVKAFLMGGADVVLTTTSYSTKRVKQFKELYQMYGAKTSRLEIVPFSQGSFEDIRSLVGYLKAKNWHPDFLIPFAAVGEENAASNLDQSSLVSVRVMLIGVQKLIGELGAQRKNQKESNSKLKVILPLSPNHGIFGKDGLYAETKLGLETLYRKKFSEANEWGNSVRILGAVIGWVRGTGLMGANDLSAPLLEAECNIKTYSRSEMGLLLTGFAAWSLRNETLEVVKADLTGGLGKVKNLVSTLSKIRTFLNSQTKQNIEVQSLKQKLSLETDSKKLTNVLPKHGLKFPEIPTEEDLSSYQTNRTTEVKDLVCVVGYAEVGPFGGSMTRWELEKSGVLSLEACAELAWSLGYIQYQMGPNGKVWTDTKTGEPVLEWQIKEKYEGEILSSTGIRIVDSETSPFDPTEISVYADVVLEDDLIFPIASKEEALEYKNADPEKTEIYFNPTSEKWTIKRKKGSVLKVKKSVGIKRRIAGQIPDGWNPERYGIPKDLIHQVDPITIYNLYCTCEAYLRAGMDPFELFDYIHPSQAGSSVGSGMGGMQKIKRMFLNFRLGEDRQHDALQESLINVAAAWAITSYAGLYGTVITPVAACATGGVSLEMARDNILSGKAKFMIAGAFDDTLEESMIGFGDMNATANSFEMENQGIEASEVSRPNDSRRNGFVEAQGGGILLLARGDVALEMGLPVYGILGFAGSRTDGIHTSIPAPGIGLLSLAADSNEESSPIQSALASFGLSGDDIGFAYKHDTSTKANDKNENNLLQKMMLKLNRTPGNNLPVVSQKYLTGHSKGGAAMWQSIGVLQTLEEGIISGNRNLTDVDTDMDPYTFINFTDEAIQFGKGHFKAGILTSLGFGHIAALCLFLHRNFFWVHLSPEEKVSYVNKCIERGRFAITRYHEIRLGNGTTLYKRKTQSFIPQEDEETALLDATYRKTTKNVTVGSVK